A portion of the Candidatus Binataceae bacterium genome contains these proteins:
- the cas1 gene encoding CRISPR-associated endonuclease Cas1, with protein sequence MAAEPARRPSLSPLSSRPRAPRELPEYLPARMLNEFVYCPRLFFYEWVEGTFAPSEDTLAGKLRHEKLETREDPLPPPGLAEPIHSRSVMLASQTHRLIARLDLLEGDGNAVTPVDYKKGRPREEPDGPAAWPADRVQIGAQALILRDNGYRCEEAIVYYDETRQRVRLPVDAALVEETLAALHGAIELAERGPLPPPLVDSPKCPRCSLVGICLPDETASWAHATADEAGPQLSLFEPVEPVTIANAQPLRRLVPARDDLRPLYVSGYGLTMGKSGEVLQIRDRAKGVQEVRIGELSQVNLIGNITLTGAAVQGLCEAEKPIAYFSSGGWFYGLTQGLGLKNVFLRQRQFALAAQPLFCLDIARRVTVTKIRNQRTMLRRNHLEPPALALTLLRRCAQAAAAAPDLPALLGIEGTAARHYFGAFSGMIKVEDEQAAPFGFDFNHRNRRPPRDRVNALLSFAYSLLTKDLTIVCHAVGFDPFIGFFHQLRFGRPALALDLLEEFRPLIADSAVLSAINTGMVDAGDFIEVGPAVALTPRGRKAFLRAYEQRMDTLVTHPLFGYRVNYRRVLEMQARLLARVIEGEVGTYQGFETR encoded by the coding sequence TATTGCCCGCGCCTGTTCTTTTACGAATGGGTCGAGGGAACCTTTGCTCCCAGCGAGGATACCCTGGCCGGTAAGCTGCGCCACGAAAAGCTCGAGACCAGGGAGGACCCGCTGCCGCCTCCGGGCCTGGCCGAGCCCATCCATTCGCGCTCCGTGATGCTCGCCAGCCAGACCCATCGGCTCATCGCGCGCCTCGACCTGCTCGAGGGCGACGGCAACGCCGTGACCCCGGTGGACTACAAAAAAGGCCGCCCGCGCGAAGAGCCCGACGGTCCCGCGGCCTGGCCCGCCGACCGCGTTCAGATCGGCGCGCAAGCGCTCATCCTGCGTGACAACGGCTATCGATGCGAGGAGGCGATCGTCTATTACGACGAGACCAGACAGCGCGTGCGGCTCCCGGTCGACGCCGCGCTGGTCGAGGAAACCCTGGCCGCACTGCACGGCGCAATCGAGCTGGCTGAGCGCGGCCCGCTCCCGCCACCGCTGGTGGACAGCCCCAAATGTCCGCGCTGCTCGCTGGTGGGGATTTGCCTGCCCGACGAAACCGCGAGTTGGGCCCACGCCACCGCCGACGAAGCCGGTCCGCAGCTCTCGCTATTCGAGCCCGTCGAGCCGGTCACTATCGCGAATGCGCAACCGCTGCGCCGCCTGGTTCCGGCGCGCGACGATTTGCGCCCGCTGTACGTCAGCGGCTACGGCCTGACGATGGGCAAAAGCGGCGAGGTCCTGCAGATCCGCGATCGCGCCAAGGGAGTCCAGGAAGTGCGCATCGGGGAGCTGTCGCAGGTCAATCTGATCGGCAACATCACCTTGACCGGTGCCGCGGTGCAGGGCTTGTGCGAAGCCGAAAAACCCATCGCCTATTTCTCCAGCGGGGGCTGGTTCTACGGCCTGACCCAGGGGCTGGGACTAAAGAACGTCTTTCTGCGCCAGCGCCAGTTCGCGCTTGCCGCCCAGCCACTTTTCTGCCTGGACATCGCGCGCCGCGTGACGGTGACCAAGATCCGCAATCAGCGCACGATGCTGCGGCGCAATCATCTCGAGCCGCCGGCGCTCGCCCTGACCCTGCTGCGCCGATGCGCCCAGGCGGCTGCCGCGGCACCCGACCTGCCTGCACTGTTGGGAATCGAAGGCACCGCGGCACGCCATTACTTCGGCGCTTTCAGCGGCATGATCAAGGTGGAGGACGAGCAGGCTGCTCCCTTCGGCTTCGATTTCAACCATCGCAACCGCCGCCCGCCGCGCGATCGGGTCAACGCCCTGCTCTCCTTCGCCTACAGCCTGTTGACCAAGGATCTGACCATCGTATGCCATGCGGTGGGCTTCGATCCATTTATCGGCTTCTTCCATCAGCTCCGTTTCGGCCGCCCGGCCCTGGCCCTCGATTTGCTCGAAGAATTTCGGCCGCTAATCGCTGATTCGGCGGTCCTGTCCGCGATCAACACCGGGATGGTGGACGCGGGCGATTTCATCGAGGTCGGCCCAGCGGTGGCGCTCACACCTAGGGGACGCAAGGCCTTTCTGCGCGCCTACGAGCAGCGCATGGATACCCTCGTCACCCATCCGCTATTCGGCTACCGGGTCAACTACCGCCGCGTGTTGGAGATGCAGGCGCGTCTGCTGGCCCGGGTAATCGAGGGTGAGGTAGGCACGTATCAAGGTTTCGAGACCCGCTGA